A region of Culicoides brevitarsis isolate CSIRO-B50_1 chromosome 1, AGI_CSIRO_Cbre_v1, whole genome shotgun sequence DNA encodes the following proteins:
- the LOC134827416 gene encoding major facilitator superfamily domain-containing protein 1-like isoform X1, producing MPRIIDDDVRTPILQDMSDAENYETRRSSQPTVDNELQEVLTGCGATACCNPSAGFHRFIALILMCLVGFASYFCYDNPGALQDNFKSDLGLSTTQFVVLYSIYSWPNVILCFIGGFLMDRVFGIRLGTIIYMFILMVGQLVFAIGGLIDAFWLMVLGRFIFGIGAESLAVAQNNYAVLWFKGKELNMVFGLQLSFARVGSTVNFIVMEPLYKYVNQFYKGHTCIGVVLLVASVTCVMSMLSALILGWMDKRAERILRRNNNASGEIARLSDIKTFKISFWMVTVICVAYYVAIFPFIALGKVFFERKFGFEPEDANTVNSIVYIISAFASPALGFVIDKTGRNVMWVFLSIITTIIGHGILAFTFVNPYVGMITVGLSYSMLASSLWPLVALIVPEYQLGTAYGICQSVQNLGLAVVTMISGVIVDKGGFFMLEIFFIGWLCIALIATIVIYLHDSGNQGILNMSPKQRELRAAFISSSAEEKLNESAENIPGTSSEQTAEIRKRYLDRVGVAADNISTNNSDCEPLLK from the exons atgcctCGAATAATAGACGACGATGTCCGAACACCGATCCTGCAGGACATGTCGGATGCGGAAAATTACGAAACGCGAAGAAGTTCACAGCCGACAGTCGATAACGAGTTACAGGAAGTGCTCACGGGATGCGGAGCGACGGCTTGTTGTAACCCATCAGCGGGTTTCCATCGATTTATTGCCCTCATTTTGATGTGTCTCGTTGGAtttg CTTCTTATTTCTGTTACGACAATCCCGGAGCACTGCAGGATAATTTCAAGTCTGATTTGGGTCTCAGTACGACGCAATTTGTCGTTCTTTATTCCATCTATTCATGGCCAAATGTGATCCTGTGCTTCATCGGAGGGTTTTTGATGGATCGTGTCTTTGGAATAAGGCTTGGAACGATAATTTACATGTTCATTCTGATGGTTGGGCAGCTCGTTTTTGCCATTGGAGGATTAATTGATGCTTTTTGGCTCATGGTTTTGGGACGTTTTATCTTTGG caTTGGAGCTGAATCTCTTGCCGTTGCCCAAAACAACTACGCCGTATTATGGTTCAAAGGAAAAGAGCTCAATATGGTATTCGGTCTTCAATTATCCTTCGCTCGTGTCGGAAGTACAGTAAATTTCATCGTCATGGAGCCCCTTTACAAATACGTGAATCAATTTTACAAAGGACACACTTGCATTGGCGTCGTTTTGCTCGTCGCCTCCGTAACTTGCGTCATGTCGATGTTAAGCGCTCTCATTCTGGGATGGATGGATAAACGCGCGGAACGGATTTTGCGCCGTAACAACAACGCAAGCGGAGAAATTGCTCGATTGAGTGACATTAAAACGTTTAAAATCTCCTTTTGGATGGTTACAGTGATCTGTGTGGCTTATTATGTCGCGATTTTTCCCTTTATCGCATTGGGAAAAGTCTTTTTCGAGCGAAAATTCGGATTTGAACCGGAAGATGCGAATACTGTGAATTCTATCGTTTATATTATTTCGGCATTTGCGAGTCCTGCATTGGGATTCGTGATTGATAAAACGGGAAGGAATGTCATGTGGGTGTTTTTGTCGATAATTACGACGATAATTGGACATGGAATATTGGCTTTTACTTTCGTGAATCCATATGTCGGCATGATAACTGTCGGATTGTCATATTCAATGTTGGCAAGTAGCTTATGGCCTCTCGTTGCGTTAATTGTGCCCGAATATCAACTCGGAACAGCTTATGGTATTTGTCAGTCTGTGCAGAATTTGGGATTAGCAGTTGTTACGATGATTTCGGGAGTTATTGTGGATAAAGGAGGCTTTTTCATGctcgaaattttcttcattggaTGGCTTTGTATTGCTCTGATTGCAACAATTGTCATTTATTTGCACGATTCAGGAAATCAGGGTATTTTGAATATGTCGCCGAAGCAACGTGAATTACGAGCAGCTTTCAT TTCATCATCAGCTGAGGAGAAATTAAACGAGTCAGCTGAAAACATTCCAGGAACGTCTTCTGAACAAACGGCAGAAATTCGCAAACGTTATTTGGATCGCGTGGGCGTCGCAGCAGATAACATTTCCACGAACAATTCCGACTGTGAACCATTATTAAAGTAA
- the LOC134827416 gene encoding major facilitator superfamily domain-containing protein 1-like isoform X2 yields MPRIIDDDVRTPILQDMSDAENYETRRSSQPTVDNELQEVLTGCGATACCNPSAGFHRFIALILMCLVGFASYFCYDNPGALQDNFKSDLGLSTTQFVVLYSIYSWPNVILCFIGGFLMDRVFGIRLGTIIYMFILMVGQLVFAIGGLIDAFWLMVLGRFIFGIGAESLAVAQNNYAVLWFKGKELNMVFGLQLSFARVGSTVNFIVMEPLYKYVNQFYKGHTCIGVVLLVASVTCVMSMLSALILGWMDKRAERILRRNNNASGEIARLSDIKTFKISFWMVTVICVAYYVAIFPFIALGKVFFERKFGFEPEDANTVNSIVYIISAFASPALGFVIDKTGRNVMWVFLSIITTIIGHGILAFTFVNPYVGMITVGLSYSMLASSLWPLVALIVPEYQLGTAYGICQSVQNLGLAVVTMISGVIVDKGGFFMLEIFFIGWLCIALIATIVIYLHDSGNQGILNMSPKQRELRAAFMHLRND; encoded by the exons atgcctCGAATAATAGACGACGATGTCCGAACACCGATCCTGCAGGACATGTCGGATGCGGAAAATTACGAAACGCGAAGAAGTTCACAGCCGACAGTCGATAACGAGTTACAGGAAGTGCTCACGGGATGCGGAGCGACGGCTTGTTGTAACCCATCAGCGGGTTTCCATCGATTTATTGCCCTCATTTTGATGTGTCTCGTTGGAtttg CTTCTTATTTCTGTTACGACAATCCCGGAGCACTGCAGGATAATTTCAAGTCTGATTTGGGTCTCAGTACGACGCAATTTGTCGTTCTTTATTCCATCTATTCATGGCCAAATGTGATCCTGTGCTTCATCGGAGGGTTTTTGATGGATCGTGTCTTTGGAATAAGGCTTGGAACGATAATTTACATGTTCATTCTGATGGTTGGGCAGCTCGTTTTTGCCATTGGAGGATTAATTGATGCTTTTTGGCTCATGGTTTTGGGACGTTTTATCTTTGG caTTGGAGCTGAATCTCTTGCCGTTGCCCAAAACAACTACGCCGTATTATGGTTCAAAGGAAAAGAGCTCAATATGGTATTCGGTCTTCAATTATCCTTCGCTCGTGTCGGAAGTACAGTAAATTTCATCGTCATGGAGCCCCTTTACAAATACGTGAATCAATTTTACAAAGGACACACTTGCATTGGCGTCGTTTTGCTCGTCGCCTCCGTAACTTGCGTCATGTCGATGTTAAGCGCTCTCATTCTGGGATGGATGGATAAACGCGCGGAACGGATTTTGCGCCGTAACAACAACGCAAGCGGAGAAATTGCTCGATTGAGTGACATTAAAACGTTTAAAATCTCCTTTTGGATGGTTACAGTGATCTGTGTGGCTTATTATGTCGCGATTTTTCCCTTTATCGCATTGGGAAAAGTCTTTTTCGAGCGAAAATTCGGATTTGAACCGGAAGATGCGAATACTGTGAATTCTATCGTTTATATTATTTCGGCATTTGCGAGTCCTGCATTGGGATTCGTGATTGATAAAACGGGAAGGAATGTCATGTGGGTGTTTTTGTCGATAATTACGACGATAATTGGACATGGAATATTGGCTTTTACTTTCGTGAATCCATATGTCGGCATGATAACTGTCGGATTGTCATATTCAATGTTGGCAAGTAGCTTATGGCCTCTCGTTGCGTTAATTGTGCCCGAATATCAACTCGGAACAGCTTATGGTATTTGTCAGTCTGTGCAGAATTTGGGATTAGCAGTTGTTACGATGATTTCGGGAGTTATTGTGGATAAAGGAGGCTTTTTCATGctcgaaattttcttcattggaTGGCTTTGTATTGCTCTGATTGCAACAATTGTCATTTATTTGCACGATTCAGGAAATCAGGGTATTTTGAATATGTCGCCGAAGCAACGTGAATTACGAGCAGCTTTCAT gCACTTAAGGAATGACTGA
- the LOC134827512 gene encoding intraflagellar transport protein 81 homolog: protein MTENLKIIVQEVNSLLGTDYNLISFDSLSPELLLQCLVDVFAHFDACEKFEIKDTDPEESNRRIIDALRKIQYRPENVDLLNFKTLLVHGDKKVVHPILGWIVENKERVKKTTYLARFLIPLNLPSEAIAIPEVSNIWNQYQSIMDDFKEAHKSYEQSRQEGAQTRELRSDIGAIEIEIENVKKRIERTQGRLDKVPQQELLLEAAHNLRIERERQKELQSQIDEQKQGLQRSNVVQERFKKELNNARLAAQGASPQNLLESLIEEVQVLEFMVQQKLPQELLARQTEVQIFEEVLKEPNLSRDYLFELQTRVEEINSEVQRLVETKMNERGTQNDTLGPFRQQAAIVMRKKEQAAEALDQASTELREIEAQLQEKQAKLQNTVGETILRGDDLKQFVNTLRAKSNVYKEQRAKLAAMRAETADLQQTLANLKAQDPSLNVALAQHEDESLSLTESRAESPSVDGHGMTELSRLIDGLQRAIQASRERITPLTQQLRPLRERVTDLRDDRDSKKQAFNALSATLSAEQATMQSEINEATRNIKKLEENWQDLQVEYERLNMLMENTKKKDAQDTVRETLSKEISQQEKLRSKYGEEKTYLTESREIRAKQQELWSDVCRLFEVKARCFKEAKSNGIGGTMSLTKDGAETFTLQ, encoded by the exons atgacggaaaatttaaaaataattgtacaaGAAGTCAATTCCTTGCTTGGAACGGATTACAATTTGATCTCTTTTGACTCTCTTTCGCCTGAATTGCTGTTGCAATGTCTCGTCGAtgtttttgctcattttgatGCCTgtgaaaag ttcGAAATTAAGGATACAGACCCTGAAGAAAGTAATCGTCGTATTATCGATgctttgagaaaaattcaatatcgACCCGAAAACGTCgatttgttgaatttcaaGACTTTATTGGTTCATGGCGATAAAAAAGTTGTGCACCCGATATTGGGATGGATTGTCGAAAACAAGGAAAGAGTTAAGAAAACGACATATCTCGCAAG atTTTTAATACCTTTGAATTTACCATCAGAAGCCATCGCCATACCCGAAGTCAGCAACATTTGGAATCAATATCAGTCAATTATGGATGATTTCAAAGAAGCTCACAAGTCTTATGAGCAATCTCGTCAAGAAGGAGCTCAAACACGTGAGTTACGAAGCGATATTGGAGCCATCgagattgaaattgaaaatgtcaaGAAGCGAATTGAACGCACGCAAGGTCGTTTAGATAAAGTTCCGCAACAGGAATTGCTTCTGGAAGCTGCTCACAACTTGCGAATCGAACGCGAACGTCAAAAAGAGCTTCAAAGTCAAATCGATGAACAGAAGCAAGGCCTTCAGAGATCAAATGTCGTTCAAGAACGCTTCAAAAAGGAACTTAACAATGCTCGTCTCGCTGCCCAAGGCGCCTCTCCGCAAAATTTACTCGAAAGTCTCATCGAAGAAGTGCAAGTTTTGGAGTTTATGGTGCAACAAAAACTCCCGCAAGAACTTTTGGCACGTCAAACTGAAGTTCAAATCTTCGAAGAAGTCCTGAAAGAACCAAATTTGAGTCGCGATTACTTGTTTGAGCTCCAAACGCGTGTCGAAGAGATCAACTCGGAAGTTCAACGCTTGGTCGaaacaaaaatgaacgaaCGCGGAACCCAAAACGACACTCTTGGTCCGTTTCGTCAACAAGCTGCCATTGTTATGCGCAAAAAGGAACAAGCAGCAGAAGCCTTGGATCAAGCCAGCACCGAATTGCGTGAAATTGAGGCGCAATTACAGGAAAAACAGGCCAAATTGCAAAATACTGTCGGCGAAACGATCCTGCGAGGAGACGATTTAAAGCAATTTGTCAATACTTTGCGTGCCAAGAGCAACGTTTACAAGGAACAACGTGCGAAATTGGCAGCGATGAGAGCTGAAACGGCAGATTTGCAACAAACTTTGGCAAATTTGAAGGCGCAAGATCCGTCGTTGAATGTCGCGTTGGCACAGCATGAAGATGAAAGTCTTTCGTTGACGGAATCGAGAGCAGAATCTCCTTCAGTTGATGGGCATGGAATGACAGAGTTATCGAGACTCATTGATGGGCTGCAACGAGCGATTCAAGCTTCGAGGGAACGGATTACGCCGCTTACGCAACAATTG CGCCCTCTCCGTGAACGTGTGACTGACTTACGAGACGATCGAGATTCTAAAAAACAG gcTTTTAATGCCTTGAGCGCAACATTGAGTGCTGAACAAGCAACAATGCAAAGCGAGATAAATGAAGCGACGagaaatatcaaaaagttGGAGGAGAATTGGCAAGATTTGCAAGTTGAGTATGAAAGGTTGAATATGTTGATGGAAAATACGAAGAAGAAAGATGCGCAAGATACGGTCAGGGAAACGCTTTCGAAGGAAATTTCGCAGCAGGAAAAGTTGCGGTCGAAATATGGAGAG gaaaaaacttacctaaCTGAGTCTCGTGAAATTCGTGCTAAACAACAAGAATTATGGTCAGATGTTTGTCGCTTATTCGAAGTTAAAGCTCGTTGCTTCAAAGAAGCAAAATCCAATGGAATTGGAGGAACAATGTCTCTCACAAAGGATGGCGCCGAAACATTTACTttacaataa
- the LOC134838487 gene encoding uncharacterized protein LOC134838487, protein MSHEKSPICTMKRSDFSRKVSKKLKKMAKLNLMHIFNENVTKPFANCMGRNEIIEIHRNKIKAEYHQSPGFLGTNKMTRTGAGNSIQVRRIEFSSKEFSPNKPSLREQLKEFTQKHNPSSDMFEDMLQIMQSNGVNVPKNIDTTVESLKKYEIIQMSFGQYLNFGITKNVESIIKTLMKKKSKFLNNTVKELVLDMAIYMIKSKPDENNQKPPHHLVILGRLPCINNADTFVVGIYKGHFPTLLIGNQILKPLNDELAFLEKNEIQIEARNFKIEINSFIVDPVANSIATCTALPDSVSGCSRCNKPGTLQFTLGITSYPPNVGFYRYDEDFKCCVLNGHHIGIPIMNERSFGLKSRFVVDYKYLVCEGVLKQMMKLWMKGRLDYRLNNKSLRKMSAELLLIGKSIPKEFRHKPKTMDELDDWTSYDWRQFLFYYGPVVLKNRLSPVYYKHFLYLHLGMRLSCSLTDFRECGAFIAGQLLQYFVTEFCRIYSTELVDYNIHNLLHIEDFVHFRGALDKVCGFKFDKQYELLERLIKEDYDICLQSLEKHVAENTKNCLENELNDPELNFPRLTSNGSLVIENNHTITIAEPDNHVFLKDMSVFKVEQIFKEDDGEVVLIGRSYEKTKEQFAASTGCQKMLKIWELSDIKTLKIKEILVKAFTVNTTEGLMALPLLSF, encoded by the coding sequence ATGAGCCACGAAAAGTCCCCAATTTGTACCATGAAGCGTTCGGATTTCTCGCGAAAAGTGagcaaaaagctaaaaaagatGGCAAAACTCAATCTCATGCACATTTTCAacgaaaatgtcacaaaaccCTTCGCCAATTGCATGGGCCGCAACGAAATCATCGAAATTCATCGAAATAAAATCAAGGCTGAGTACCATCAGAGTCCCGGATTTCTCGGAACGAATAAAATGACACGAACAGGCGCCGGAAACAGCATCCAAGTACGTCGTATCGAGTTCTCATCCAAAGAATTCAGCCCAAACAAGCCAAGTTTGAGGGAACAATTGAAAGAATTCACGCAAAAACACAATCCGAGCAGCGACATGTTCGAAGATATGCTCCAAATAATGCAAAGTAACGGCGTAAATGTACCAAAAAACATCGACACAACCGTCGAATCGctcaaaaaatacgaaataattCAAATGTCCTTCGGTCAATACCTGAATTTTGGCATAACGAAAAACGTGGAGTCCATTATCAAGACtctgatgaagaaaaaatcaaaatttttgaataacacGGTGAAAGAACTCGTTCTCGACATGGCAATTTACATGATAAAATCCAAACCTgatgaaaataatcaaaaaccgCCGCATCATTTGGTCATTTTGGGTCGTTTGCCGTGCATCAACAATGCAGATACCTTCGTCGTTGGGATCTACAAGGGACATTTTCCAACATTACTCATcggaaatcaaattttaaagcctCTGAACGACGAATTGgcttttttggaaaaaaatgaaatccaAATCGAAgcgagaaatttcaaaattgagaTTAATTCGTTCATTGTCGATCCCGTAGCGAACAGTATTGCGACATGCACTGCCTTGCCAGATAGTGTCAGTGGGTGTTCGAGATGTAACAAGCCCGGTACTTTGCAATTTACGTTGGGAATCACGAGTTACCCGCCAAATGTGGGGTTTTATCGGTACGATGAGGATTTCAAGTGTTGCGTGCTGAATGGGCATCATATAGGCATTCCGATAATGAATGAACGGAGTTTTGGACTGAAATCGCGTTTTGTCGTCGATTACAAGTATCTCGTGTGCGAAGGAGTTCTCAAGCAAATGATGAAGTTGTGGATGAAAGGAAGACTGGATTACAGGTTGAACAATaaatctttaagaaaaatgtcGGCAGAGCTTCTGTTGATAGGAAAAAGTATCCCTAAAGAATTTCGGCACAAACCAAAAACGATGGATGAGTTAGATGACTGGACCAGTTACGATTGGCGGCAATTTTTGTTCTACTATGGACCTGTCGTGCTCAAAAATCGCCTCTCGCCCGTTtattacaaacattttttgtatctcCATCTCGGGATGCGACTTTCCTGCAGCTTAACCGACTTCCGAGAATGCGGCGCTTTCATTGCGGGACaacttttgcaatattttgtcACGGAATTTTGTCGAATTTACTCCACAGAGCTCGTAGACTATAATATCCACAATTTGTTACATATCGAGGACTTTGTGCACTTTCGCGGCGCTTTGGATAAAGTTTGTGGCTTCAAGTTCGACAAGCAATACGAGCTCCTGGAACGACTTATAAAGGAGGATTATGACATTTGTCTTCAAAGTTTGGAGAAACATGTCGCggaaaataccaaaaattgcCTCGAAAACGAATTAAATGATccggaattaaattttccgcGTTTGACGTCGAATGGGAGTCTCGTAATTGAGAATAATCACACAATAACGATCGCTGAACCGGATAATCATGTGTTTCTCAAGGACATGTCGGTGTTCAAGGttgagcaaattttcaaagaagacGATGGAGAAGTTGTACTAATTGGAAGATCGTatgaaaaaacgaaagaacaGTTCGCAGCATCGACCggatgtcaaaaaatgttgaaaatttgggAGTTGTCGGACATAAAAACgctcaaaattaaagaaattctcGTAAAAGCTTTTACGGTTAACACGACTGAGGGTTTAATGGCCTTGcctttattaagtttttaa
- the LOC134827252 gene encoding uncharacterized protein LOC134827252 has translation MGKFLLIQLCLMLIYISYKSIICAESPIGYQQEGSSNPSGFAKFNLKDMMNLIEDDRKDDFRFSKRSKSNSMEDPLIVDQIVDPAMYDTEASVDEILRTNPLLLQMLADKLKNQQNRFLSPRLGRTTEQRHMPSLPPRFGKRTGSHTIFTPRMG, from the exons atgggaaaatttttactgataCAATTGTGCTTAATGCTCATTTATATTTCCTATAAAAGCATTATTTGTGCTGAAAGTCCCATTggt tatcaACAAGAAGGATCTTCGAATCCATCTggatttgcaaaatttaaccTGAAAGATATGATGAATTTGATTGAAGATGATCGGAAAGAcgattttcgtttttcaaagag gagtaAATCCAACAGCATGGAAGATCCTTTAATAGTAGACCAAATTGTTGATCCCGCGATGTACGACACCGAAGCCTCCGTTGATGAAATTCTCCGAACAAATCCAttattgctccaaatgctTGCCgacaaattaa aaaatcaacaaaatcgcTTTTTGAGTCCTCGATTGGGAAGAACTACCGAACAACGTCATATGCCGTCTTTACCTCCACGATTCGGCAAACGAACGGGATCTCATACCATTTTTACTCCTCgaatgggttaa
- the LOC134827141 gene encoding dynein intermediate chain 2, ciliary → MRSPSFAKGMQDDDGHEWSRNKTLLRPDDQLDLTDAELSEEIPKILTTDNTNALRNLVVYSFKEGSFVPVPPQDNTVTLFQYVGTSIHKDAPEASNQQSVNLFGEDGAGAIADTIQEKSEYASLDETIEEGDEDAAEEEDQVEGEEKEAPEAVEPEEEASSAPKKKLTNQFNFCERAALTYSNPSRSVETQTIPPPRSTFGANVLQWEIYDSYAEDYALQQAKKEKEKKPTGRKEERKFRDDKARAKEEADRKRLQACQILERMVNQNIYDEIAQDYRYWEDPSDEFREEEGTLLPLWKFSYEKTKKMNVTDLCFNTLYYDLFAVCFGSLDFMKQGPEGMVCLFTVKNPSYPDYRISTESGAMCCDIHPKYPYLLAIGMYDGNVCVYNLQVGTKDPIYMSHGVNGKHSECVWEIKWGPDMQDGEINFYSVSADGRVFNWVLMQNKLAITTIITLFLDNGPVGGPDGTNIRLKGCGTCMVFHPNNPEIFQVGTEEGLIFKCSTAYSSKYLMTYNAHNLSVHRMDFNKFNSNIFASCSGDWRVKIWEDKRPDPLFIFDLGASVGDVKWAPDSSTVFAAVTTEGKVFVFDLNVNKYKAICIQSVVSKKKNKLTRLAFNQKLPFIIVGDDKGTTITLKLSPNLRLKCKPPKKQLGLDQHALQEMKLERLLSLVREMPEGETVRDNDENEEVASN, encoded by the exons ATGCGATCGCCATCCTTCGCAAAGGGCATGCAAGATGACGACGGACATGAATGGTCTCGTAATAAGACGTTGCTTCGTCCCGACGATCAACTGGATCTCACGGATGCCGAGCTGAGTGAAGAAATCCCCAAAATTTTGACGACAGACAACACAAACGCGTTACGTAATTTGGTCGTTTACAGCTTCAAGGAGGGAAGTTTCGTTCCTGTGCCGCCCCAAGATAACACAGTGACGTTATTTCAGTACGTGGGCACTTCCATTCATAAAGATGCCCCGGAAGCGAGTAATCAACAGTCCGTTAATCTGTTTGgagaag atGGCGCCGGAGCAATTGCTGAcacaattcaagaaaaatccgAATATGCCAGCCTTGATGAGACAATTGAAGAAGGCGACGAAGATGCTGCCGAAGAAGAAGATCAAGTTGAAGGCGAAGAAAAAGAAGCTCCTGAAGCGGTAGAGCCTGAGGAAGAAGCCTCCTCAgctccgaaaaaaaagttaacgaaCCAATTCAACTTTTGTGAGAGAGCAGCTTTAACTTACAGCAATCCATCGAga tcgGTTGAAACGCAAACAATTCCTCCGCCTCGTTCGACGTTCGGTGCGAATGTGCTTCAATGGGAAATTTACGATTCGTATGCTGAAGATTACGCTTTGCAACAAGCCAAAAAGGAAAAGGAGAAGAAACCTACGGGAAGAAAAGAAGAACGTAAGTTTCGTGATGATAAGGCACGCGCTAAAGAAGAAGCTGATCGCAAACGTCTTCAAGCGTGTCAAATTTTGGAACGGATGGTTaaccaaaatatttatgatgaaattgctcaag ATTATCGTTATTGGGAAGACCCATCCGACGAATTTCGCGAAGAAGAAGGCACATTATTGCCTCTTTGGAAATTCTCGTacgaaaaaacgaagaaaatgaacGTCACCGATTTGTGTTTCAACACTTTGTATTACGACTTGTTCGCTGTTTGCTTCGGTTCGTTAGATTTCATGAAACAAGGACCCGAAGGAATGGTTTGTCTCTTTACCGTAAAAAATCCTTCGTATCCTGATTATCGCATTTCGACGGAAAGCGGAGCGATGTGTTGCGATATTCATCCAAAATATCCGTATTTGTTGGCAATTGGCATGTACGACGGGAACGTTTGCGTTTATAACTTGCAAGTTGGCACAAAAGATCCGATTTATATGTCACATGGCGTCAATGGGAAGCATTCAGAATGCGTTTGggag atCAAATGGGGTCCCGATATGCAAGACGGagagatcaatttttattcagtttccgCAGATGGACGAGTTTTTAACTGGgttttgatgcaaaataagCTCGCAATAACAACAATTATTACTTTGTTCTTGGATAACGGACCTGTTGGAGGACCTGATGGAACAAATATTCGtctaaaag gttgCGGTACTTGTATGGTCTTCCATCCGAACAATCccgaaatatttcaagttgGCACGGAAGAAGGATTGATTTTTAAGTGTTCAACAGCTTACAGTTCGAAATATTTGATGACCTATAATGCTCATAACTTGTCCGTGCATCGAAtggatttcaataaattcaattcgaatatttttgcttCGTGCAGCGGCGATTGGAGAGTTAAAATTTGGGAAGATAAGAGacc gGATCCATTGTTCATTTTCGATTTAGGAGCAAGCGTTGGAGATGTCAAATGGGCTCCTGACTCAAGTACAGTTTTTGCCGCCGTCACAACTGAAGGAAAAGTCTTCGTTTTTGACTTGAACGTCAACAAATACAAGGCGATTTGCATCCAATCCGTCGtttcgaagaagaaaaataaattgacgaGACTTGCTTTCAACCAAAAGCTTCCTTTCATTATCGTGGGCGATGACAA AGGAACAACAATAACCTTGAAATTATCGCCTAATTTGCGATTGAAATGCAAGCCGCCCAAAAAACAACTCGGCTTGGATCAACACGCGCTGCAGGAGATGAAACTCGAACGACTTCTCTCGCTCGTACGGGAAATGCCCGAAGGCGAAACTGTACGCGACAACGATGAAAACGAGGAGGTTGCTTctaattag